GCTGGAGCTGCTCGTGCAACGTCTGCATGGCGGCCGGCTTGTCCACCTTGGTGAACGTGCCGTCGGCGTAGACGACCTCGCCGTCGCACATCGTCATGGCGACACCTTCGGACTTGGCCCGCTGGATTACCGCATCGAGAAGAGGCGTTTCCTCATCGAGATAGGGATAGGCGATCTGCTTCCAGAGATGTCCCCGGGAACGGTTCATGCAATCCGCTCGGTTTCGTTGGCAGAGGGTTCGCGCCGCCAGCCCATCCATACCGCTCCAGCCACGCAAGCGAGCCTACACCCAACCCGCCCTGCCAATCGTTAACGCCACGCGGTTTTTTCCAAGCGATCGCCTCTCGGGCGCACCTGGGGACGCCCGGCGCGATCGCCCGCCGGCGCTAACGCTTTCTTAACGCCTGCCGGGCGAAGATGCGGCCAGGCGAAGGGGACGGGCGGGCCATGCCGACGACCGGCGATCCACTATCCAGAGGTGCGGGATGCGGTGCGCCGGCATGCGACGTCCGCACCGAGGCTCGGTGCTTGCGTGCGCGTTGGTCCTCACGCCTCGAGCAGGCGTCGCGCGATGACCTGGGCCTGGATCTCGGCCGCGCCCTCGAAGATGTTGAGGATGCGGGCGTCGCACAGCACCCGGCTGATCGGATATTCCAGGGCGTAGCCGTTGCCGCCGTGGATCTGCAGGGCGTTGTCGGCGCACATCCAGGCGACCTGGGCGGCAAGCAGCTTGGCGTAGCCCGCCTCGAGGTCGCAGCGGCGGCCGCTGTCCTTCTCGCGCGCGGCGAACAGGGCGAGCTGGCGGGCGATCATGATCTCGACCGCCATCCAGGCGAGCTTGCCGTGCACGCGGGGAAAGGCGGTCAGCGTCTTGCCGAACTGGGTGCGCTCCTGCGCGTAGGCAAGGCCCAGCTCCATGGCGTCGCGCGCGACGCCCAGCGCCCGGGCGGCGGTCTGGATGCGCGCGCTCTCGAAGGTTGCCATGAGCTGCTTGAAGCCCTGGCCCTCGACCGCGCCCAGCAGGTTCGCGGCCGGGATCTCGAAGCCGTCGAAGGAGAGCGTGTATTCCTTCATGCCGCGATAGCCCAGCACCCTGATCTCGCCGCCGGTCAACCCCGGCACCGGGAACGGATCGGCCTCGGTCCCGCGCGGCTTCTCGGCCAGGAGGATCGACAGGCCGCGATAGCCTGTCTCGGCCGGATCGGTCCGGCACAGGATCGCCATGAGATCGGCGCGCGCGGCATGGGTGATCCAGGTCTTCTGCCCGGTGACGCGGTAGACCTCGCCGTCGCGCACGGCGCGGGTCTGGAGCGCGGCGAGATCGGAGCCGGTGCCGGGTTCGGTGAATACGGCGGTCGGCAAGAACTCGCCGCTCGCCAGGAGCGGCAGATAGCGGGCCTGCTGCTCCTCCGTGCCCCCGGCCAGGATCAGCTCGGCCAGGATGTCCGAGCGCGTCCCGAGCGAGCCCGTGCCGATATAGCCGCGGCTGAGCTCCTCGGTGACGACGGCCATCGCTTCCTTGGAGAGGCCGAGGCCGCCCGCGTTCTCCGGTATGGTCAGGCCGAACACGCCGAGCCCGGCGATCTCCCGGACCAGCGCGATCGGGATCAGTTCGTCACGCTCGTGCCAGGCCTGGGCGAACGGCTTAATCCGCTCCTCGGCGAAGCGGCGGAACTGTTCGGCCATCATGCCGAGCGTGTCGTCGGACAGGCCGGGATCGCCGAAACGATCCTCCGCCATCGCGGCGGCGATCGCGGCGCGAACACCGGACGTGTTGCCCCCGGCGATCAGGGCGCGCACTCCGGCCGTGCGGAACGCGTCGAGGTCCGCCTCGTCCAGGCCGAGATCGTGGGGCCGGACCACCTCGCCCTGGCTCATCGCGATGCCGCCCGCCATGCGGCCGAGATACTCGCCGAACGCGGCCTGCAGGATCAGGCCCTCGAGCGCGCCGAATGTGCCGGCGGCGTCCAGGCGTCCGGCCCAGCCGGCCATCTGGCGCAAGGCCTCGACATGGACCGCCAGCCAGGCGAGCCCGTGCGCGGCGTGCTGCTCGCGCTCGAGCGCCGCCGGATCGACCCGCCCGCCCGGTGCCAGCCGCGCGCGCAGCCGGTCCCGCGCCGCCTGCAGGAGCGTCTCGGCCGCCGCCAGCGCGCCCGGGATCGCCGCCCGAAGGTCCGGCCGCGCCGCCTCGATCAATCCCGCCCCGGCGATCGTCATGCCCCGTCGTCTCCCGTTTACGTGACCGTTCCGCGCACGCCCTGCCTAGCCGTCCATCGCCTGGTCGAGCGTGCGCAGGCCGGGGCGCGGCGAGGACACGAGCACCGCCATGTTGCCCGGCTTGTGCGCGTTGTTCTGCATCTTGGCGTGCGCGCGCGGGATGTCGGCCCAGCTGAACACCTCCGACATGCAGGGATCGACCTTGCGGCCGACCACCATGGCGTTGGCGGCGCTCGC
Above is a genomic segment from Geminicoccaceae bacterium SCSIO 64248 containing:
- a CDS encoding acyl-CoA dehydrogenase family protein; its protein translation is MTIAGAGLIEAARPDLRAAIPGALAAAETLLQAARDRLRARLAPGGRVDPAALEREQHAAHGLAWLAVHVEALRQMAGWAGRLDAAGTFGALEGLILQAAFGEYLGRMAGGIAMSQGEVVRPHDLGLDEADLDAFRTAGVRALIAGGNTSGVRAAIAAAMAEDRFGDPGLSDDTLGMMAEQFRRFAEERIKPFAQAWHERDELIPIALVREIAGLGVFGLTIPENAGGLGLSKEAMAVVTEELSRGYIGTGSLGTRSDILAELILAGGTEEQQARYLPLLASGEFLPTAVFTEPGTGSDLAALQTRAVRDGEVYRVTGQKTWITHAARADLMAILCRTDPAETGYRGLSILLAEKPRGTEADPFPVPGLTGGEIRVLGYRGMKEYTLSFDGFEIPAANLLGAVEGQGFKQLMATFESARIQTAARALGVARDAMELGLAYAQERTQFGKTLTAFPRVHGKLAWMAVEIMIARQLALFAAREKDSGRRCDLEAGYAKLLAAQVAWMCADNALQIHGGNGYALEYPISRVLCDARILNIFEGAAEIQAQVIARRLLEA